Within Halorubrum lacusprofundi ATCC 49239, the genomic segment GAGCTGGTCGAACCGGAGCAGGCGCGACTCAAGATGCTGGAGCCGTTCCGCATCGCGGGCGAAGAGCTCCGCGCAGACGTCGACATCGAGGTCAACGTCGAGGGCGGCGGCTTCAGCGGCCAGGCCGACGCGACGCGGACCGCCATCGCGCGCGGTCTCGTCCAGCACCTCAGCGACGCCGAGCTGCGCGACGCGTACATGAACTTCGACCGCACCCTGCTGGTCAACGACGTCCGCCAGTCCGAACCCAAGAAGTGGGGCGGACCCGGCGCGCGTGCCCGCTACCAGAAGTCCTACCGCTGAGGTGATTCAGTCATGATGATTCCCGTCCGGTGTTTCACGTGCGGCAACGTCGTGGGTGAACACTGGGAGGAGTTCAAAGAGCGCGCCCGCGAGGGCGACGAGGACCCCGGCAAGGTGCTCGACGAGCTCGGCGTTGACCGGCACTGCTGTCGCCGGATGATGGTCAGCCACCGTGACCTCGTCGACGTCGTTTCGCCGTACCAGTAATCCATGTCAGAACAGCGATACAATCGATACGAGAAGGCACGAATCCTCGGCGCGCGAGCGCTGCAGGTGTCCTACGGGGCGCCCGTGCTGATCGACACGGATCAAACGGAGCCTATCCTCGTCGCCGCCGAGGAGTACGACGCGGGGGCGCTCCCCTTCACCGTCCGGAGGGAGTCCAACTGATGACCCGAATTACCGGCATTTCGCTGCGTCGCGTGCTCGACTCGCGCGGCAACCCCACCGTCGAGGCCGACGTGCTCACCGAGTCCGGCGGCTTCGGCCGCGGGGCAGCGCCCAGCGGGGCCTCGACCGGCGAGTACGAAGCGATCGAACTCCCGGCCAACGAATCCATCGCGAAGGCCCGCGAGCACGCGGTTCCACGCCTCGAAGGCGTCTATGCGGGCGACCAGCGCGCCGTCGACAACGCACTGCGCGCCGCCGACGGGACGGATGACTTCTCCGCGATCGGCGCCAACAGCGCGGTCGCGATCTCGATGGCGGCCGCGAAGGCCGCCGCCGACGTGCTCGGTGCGCCGCTGTACCAGCACCTCGGGGGCGCGTTCCGCGGTGAGAATTTTCCGATTCCGCTCGGCAACGTCGTCGGCGGCGGAGAGCACGCCAAGGAGGCGACTCACATCCAGGAGTTCCTCGCGGCACCCGTCGGCGCACCGAGCGTCTCGGAGGCCGTCTTCGCGAACGCCGCGGTCCACGCGGCAGTCGCGGACGTGCTCGACGAGCGCGGCGTGCCGGCTGCGAAGGGCGACGAGGGCGCGTGGGCGCCCCCGATCTCGGACGCGGACGCGTTCGAGGTCGTCGACGAGGCGGTCGACCGCGTCGAGGAGGACGTGGGCTTCGAGATCCGCTTCGGCCTCGATATGGCCGCCGCCGAGCTGTACGACGACGACCAGGAGGCGTACGTCTACGGCGAGGAGACGAAGTCGACCGACGAGCAGATCGACTACGTCGCCGACCTCGTCGACGAGTACGACCTCGCGTACGTCGAGGACCCGCTCGACGAGAACGACTACGAGGCGTTCGCGGAGCTGACCGACCGGGTCGGCGACCGGACGATGATCTGCGGCGACGACCTGTTCGTCACCAACGTCGAGCGGCTCCAGGAAGGGATCGACACGGGCGCGGCCAACAGCATCCTGATCAAGCCGAACCAGATCGGGACGCTGTCGGACACGTTCGACGCTATCGAACTCGCCGCTCGCA encodes:
- a CDS encoding 30S ribosomal protein S9; the encoded protein is MVTNTSGKKKTAVARATVRDGEGRVRINSQPVELVEPEQARLKMLEPFRIAGEELRADVDIEVNVEGGGFSGQADATRTAIARGLVQHLSDAELRDAYMNFDRTLLVNDVRQSEPKKWGGPGARARYQKSYR
- a CDS encoding DNA-directed RNA polymerase subunit N, with the protein product MMIPVRCFTCGNVVGEHWEEFKERAREGDEDPGKVLDELGVDRHCCRRMMVSHRDLVDVVSPYQ
- a CDS encoding DNA-directed RNA polymerase subunit K translates to MSEQRYNRYEKARILGARALQVSYGAPVLIDTDQTEPILVAAEEYDAGALPFTVRRESN
- the eno gene encoding phosphopyruvate hydratase, whose translation is MTRITGISLRRVLDSRGNPTVEADVLTESGGFGRGAAPSGASTGEYEAIELPANESIAKAREHAVPRLEGVYAGDQRAVDNALRAADGTDDFSAIGANSAVAISMAAAKAAADVLGAPLYQHLGGAFRGENFPIPLGNVVGGGEHAKEATHIQEFLAAPVGAPSVSEAVFANAAVHAAVADVLDERGVPAAKGDEGAWAPPISDADAFEVVDEAVDRVEEDVGFEIRFGLDMAAAELYDDDQEAYVYGEETKSTDEQIDYVADLVDEYDLAYVEDPLDENDYEAFAELTDRVGDRTMICGDDLFVTNVERLQEGIDTGAANSILIKPNQIGTLSDTFDAIELAARNGYETIISHRSGETEDTTIAHLAVATDAGFIKTGTVGGERTAKLNELVRIADDAV